GCCGGGGCGGCGTGGTCTGGGACAGCGGCCGGGTCAGCTCGGCCGAATCCACCGCCGTGGCGTACGCCGGGCCACCGCTGCGGCCCGGCTCGCTCTACCACTGGCGGGTCCGTACCTGGGCCACGCCGAGCCTCGTCTCGCACTGGTCCGAGCCGCAGACCGTGGTCACCGCCGCCGGGAACACCTGGATCGCGGAGCCCATCTGGGCGCCGGACGGCAGCGTGGCGCTCGGCGACGGCACGTTCGAGGTCTCGGTCACCATCACCGCCGTCGCCGCGAGCCTCTGGTTCCGGGCCCAGAACAGCGCCAACAACTACCTCTGGCAACTGCGCGCCGGTACGCCCGGAGTGCTCCGGACCCACGTACAGCGGGGTGGCAGCTACACGGTGCTGGCCGACAAGCCGATCGGGGTGGCCGTACCGGTGGGCACCCCGCTGCGGCTGCGGGTCGAACTCGACGGCTCCACCATCCGGACCTTTCTCGGGGAGAGCCTGGTCGACACGACTGTCGACGGCACGTACGCCGCCGGCAGCATCGGGTTCCGCAACGGCAGCACCGAGTCGCAGCGGTTCGGATCGGCGACCTTCACCGATCCGGCCGGCACCCGGCTGGTCGACGAGGACTTTCTGGCCGGGCCGGGAGTGTTCACCGGTGGCACCGTCGCCGACGGTGAGCTGGTCGTCGACCGGGGCCGGTCGGTGCTGGCGACGCTGGGCGAGAGCAACGACTGGGCCCTGCTGCGTACCGAGGTGGTGTTGCCGAACAAGCCGATCGCCGGCGCCTTCGTCCACGCGACCGCACAGTCACCGGAGCCGACCCGGCAGTACGTCTACAAGCTCTGGCTCGGCGGCCGGATCGTGGGCGTGGGGCCGGTACGGGCGATGGCCGGGGAGGCCCGTTACCAGACCCACGACGTGACGAGCCGGCTGCGCGCCGGACGCAACGTGCTCGCCGCGCTCTGCTACTCGCCGCAGGAGCGCGGCTTCCTCGCCCAGCTCGTCGTCGTGTTCGCCGACGGTACCCGGCAGGTGTTCGCGACCGGCGACGGCTGGCGGTCCCGCCGGGCGGGCGGCTGGCGGCCACCGTCGGGCACCACCGGCGGTGGCTACTACCAGGCGCCGCAGGAGTACATCGACGCCCGACGGGAGCCGGTCGGCTGGACCGGAACCGGCTTCGACGACCACGACTGGGAGCCGGCGGTGGCCGCCCCGCTCACCCGTGCGCTGGAACCGGCCTGGGTCACGAACATGGCCTACAGCTACCGGCGCCCGACGGCGGTCGAACGGCCCGAGCCCGGTCGGTGGCTCTTCGACCTGGGCCGGGAGGTGGTCGGCGGGATCCGGCTGTCGGTCGTCGGCATAGCCGGGCAGACCGTGGAGGTCCGACTCGGCGAGGAACGCACCGACACCGGCGCCCGGTACAACCTGCGGGCCGGGCAGACGTACCGGGAGGTCTGGACGCTGCGGGACGGGCGGCAGCAGCTCGAACACTGGGGCTACCGGGCCTTCCGCTGGGTCGAACTCGTCGCCGACCCGGCGCTGGACCTGACCCGTGCCGTCGAGGCGGCGGTGCTGAAACTTCCGTGGCAGGACGACGACGCCGCCTTCGCCAGTTCGGATCCGGACCTGGACCGGGTCTTCGAGATGTGCCGCTACTCGATCGAGGCGACCCGGCAGGACCTCTACCAGGACACCCCGACCCGGGAGCGCGGGCCGTACGAGGGCGACGCCATCATCAACCAGCTCTCCGAGTACGCCACCCAACGCTCGTACGCGCTGGCCCGGTACTCGACGTCGTACCTGGCCCGGCGGCCGACCTGGCCGGCGGAGTACCGGTTGCAGACCGTCCTCACCGCCTGGGCGGACTACCTGGCGACCGGTGATCCGTCGAATCTCGCGGCCGACTACGACCTCTTCGTCGACCGGCAGCTCGACGAGGCGCTCAATCCGGCCGGCCTGGTCGAGAAGAACCCGGGCAGCTCCAGCCAGAGCAATGCCGACCTGGTCGACTGGCCGGCGAGCAACCGGGACGGCTACGTCTTCACCCGGATCAACACCGTGATCAACGCCTGGCAGTACGCGGCCTTCGACGCGCTGTCCAGGATCGCCGGGGTGCTCGACCGCACCGCCGACCAGCAGCGGTACGCCGAGCTGGCCGCACGGCTGCGCACGGCGCTCAACGCCGCCATGTTCGATCCGGCCACCGGCGCCTACCGCGACGGGCTGGGCACCGACCACCAGGCCCAGCATGCGAGCGCGTTCCCGCTGGCCCTGGGTGTGGCCGAGGAGCGGCACGTCCGGGCCCTGGGGGAGCGGCTCGCAGCCGGAGGTATGCGGGTCAGCGTCTACGGCGCGCAGTTCCTGCTGGAGGCGCTCTACCGGGCCGGCATGGCCGACGCCGCGCACGCGTTGTTGACCAGCCGGGAACAGTCGTCCTGGCTGCACATGATGGACGACCTCGGCGCCACCATCGTGATGGAGGCGTGGGACCCGTCGATCAAGCCGAACACGACGTTCTCGCACGCCTGGGGTTCGGCACCGGCCAACATCGTGCCCCGGTTCGTCGCCGGGGTCCGGCCGCTGGCCCCCGGCGCCCGGGAGATGCTGATCGCACCGCAGCCCGGACCGCTGAGCTGGCTGCGTGCGACGGTGCCGACCGTACGGGGACCGGTCCGGGTGCACTTCGACCGGCGGCGCGGCGGTCACCTGAGCGTGGCCCTGCCGCCGAACGTCTCCGGGCGGATCGAACTCGAACTCGCCGCCCTCGGCATCACCGACGTCCGGCGGCTCCGGGTCCGCTCCGAGGGCCGGTCGCCGTACCGGTCGGTCGCGGACGGGCGGCTGGTGCTGAGCCGGGTCGAGCCGGGCTCCACGGTGGTCGAGTGGCCCGACCGGCACTGAACCGCCACCGCCACCGCCGTCACCATTGCCGTCCAGCCGAGTCGGAGCCGCGGCGATCGCAGTCGAACCAGCACCGCCAGCACCGGTAAAAGAGGAGACACAGTTGTCACGACGACGAACACCGCTACGCGTCCGGACCGCCCTGCTCGTCACCGCCGTACTCGTGCCGGGGAGTGTGCTCACCGGCGCCCCGCCGGCCGCGGCGACCCGGGGACACGCACCCAAGGCGCCGACCGCGCTGACGGTCAACGACCGGGTACGTCCACTGAACATCGAGGGAACGCCGCAGTTCGGTTGGCTGCCCCGGGACAGCGACCCGGGCGAGGTGCAGAGCGCGTACCGGCTGACGGTGTCGGCGGCGGACGGCGACGTCGTCTGGGACTCGGGCAAGGTGTCGTCCCGGCAACAGTCCTACGTGCCGTACGCCGGGCCCGCGTTGCTGCCCGGTGCCGCGTACCGCTGGGCGGTCCGGACCTGGGACCGGACCGGCCGGATCTCCCCGGCCGGCACCGGCGGCTTCGAGACCGGCATCTCCGACACGCAGTGGGAGGGCGCCAACTGGATCCGCCGGGTCACCGGTGACGCCGACGACTACACGCTGGCCCGCAAGGAGGTCCGGATCGGCCGGAGCCGGGTCGTCCGGGCCCGGGCCTACACCGCCGCCGACCACACCTACGAGCTGTACCTGAACGGCCGCCGGGCCGACCGGGGTACGTCGTTCGGCTACCCCGGCGAGGACTACTACCAGGCCGCCGACGTCACCGACCTGGTCAGCGCCGGCAAGCCGCTCGCGCTCGGCGTCCGCTACCACTGGTACGGCAGCGGCCAGGGCCGTCCCGCCGGCACCCCCGGACTG
The nucleotide sequence above comes from Plantactinospora soyae. Encoded proteins:
- a CDS encoding family 78 glycoside hydrolase catalytic domain, which codes for MSQPSADQTAETTTAFSRRGFLAASGTLAIGAASAATGIAVGAVADAAPALATPAGKPAPTGLLTSLLDTPLGIVPDRPRLSWIVPALGRAPRQYAYQVQVAHTRKELSSRGGVVWDSGRVSSAESTAVAYAGPPLRPGSLYHWRVRTWATPSLVSHWSEPQTVVTAAGNTWIAEPIWAPDGSVALGDGTFEVSVTITAVAASLWFRAQNSANNYLWQLRAGTPGVLRTHVQRGGSYTVLADKPIGVAVPVGTPLRLRVELDGSTIRTFLGESLVDTTVDGTYAAGSIGFRNGSTESQRFGSATFTDPAGTRLVDEDFLAGPGVFTGGTVADGELVVDRGRSVLATLGESNDWALLRTEVVLPNKPIAGAFVHATAQSPEPTRQYVYKLWLGGRIVGVGPVRAMAGEARYQTHDVTSRLRAGRNVLAALCYSPQERGFLAQLVVVFADGTRQVFATGDGWRSRRAGGWRPPSGTTGGGYYQAPQEYIDARREPVGWTGTGFDDHDWEPAVAAPLTRALEPAWVTNMAYSYRRPTAVERPEPGRWLFDLGREVVGGIRLSVVGIAGQTVEVRLGEERTDTGARYNLRAGQTYREVWTLRDGRQQLEHWGYRAFRWVELVADPALDLTRAVEAAVLKLPWQDDDAAFASSDPDLDRVFEMCRYSIEATRQDLYQDTPTRERGPYEGDAIINQLSEYATQRSYALARYSTSYLARRPTWPAEYRLQTVLTAWADYLATGDPSNLAADYDLFVDRQLDEALNPAGLVEKNPGSSSQSNADLVDWPASNRDGYVFTRINTVINAWQYAAFDALSRIAGVLDRTADQQRYAELAARLRTALNAAMFDPATGAYRDGLGTDHQAQHASAFPLALGVAEERHVRALGERLAAGGMRVSVYGAQFLLEALYRAGMADAAHALLTSREQSSWLHMMDDLGATIVMEAWDPSIKPNTTFSHAWGSAPANIVPRFVAGVRPLAPGAREMLIAPQPGPLSWLRATVPTVRGPVRVHFDRRRGGHLSVALPPNVSGRIELELAALGITDVRRLRVRSEGRSPYRSVADGRLVLSRVEPGSTVVEWPDRH